From the genome of Dickeya aquatica, one region includes:
- a CDS encoding helix-turn-helix transcriptional regulator has protein sequence MSQDRNNNDNYADAQDVQATIRKLRQRMQERSVAQTYFQPSSVAVVTETADITKVRASKNSRPLDTSERRLAMQNVIRRMMFGEISQGNALKELRLNVLGLRQEAYATLVGVSRKTLSEIENGKGNYTADIINKVFKPFGLKMGLMPVSPSLLTEILSTAPTSGGQSDSR, from the coding sequence ATGAGTCAGGACCGCAATAATAACGATAACTACGCCGATGCACAGGATGTTCAGGCAACCATACGCAAGCTACGTCAGCGTATGCAGGAGCGCAGTGTAGCGCAGACGTATTTTCAGCCGTCATCCGTTGCCGTGGTAACCGAGACTGCCGATATCACAAAAGTGAGGGCATCAAAAAACTCCCGGCCACTCGATACCAGCGAGCGGCGGCTTGCCATGCAAAACGTTATCCGCAGGATGATGTTCGGCGAGATATCGCAGGGAAACGCACTTAAAGAATTGCGTCTTAACGTGTTGGGCCTTCGACAGGAGGCTTACGCCACTCTGGTGGGGGTATCACGCAAAACCTTGTCCGAAATAGAGAACGGCAAGGGCAATTATACGGCGGATATTATCAACAAAGTGTTTAAGCCTTTTGGGTTGAAGATGGGGCTTATGCCGGTATCGCCGTCATTACTTACCGAGATCCTCTCGACCGCTCCCACCTCTGGCGGGCAATCGGATAGCCGGTAA
- a CDS encoding type II toxin-antitoxin system HipA family toxin, translating to MERLTVQAFIDNAWQDIAEIGFPESYRDNYLLTRLDYASDYGIDYMDCDDHHAVSVNYPVQIFFDDGGEPGWMRFLDDIIPAGASRQYWIEHLDLSGLPTQLQNYVLLRHATIAPVGHLRIKESIPAQHNGTTRFFSVEDVKNRASDFLDYAQQRGAAAGGATGAGGEAPKLLLRCNADNRVWIDTWQDDLGCCDAAYLVKFPRGQRSEIDCDILRAEFHYYHELAEMGFDTIPVAGMRLEEGRHYPSLWLPRFDIEFSGNGQVKRYGMESVYSLLRAGPGSALRHDRTIRTLIAKIVSSHTVSVDGKAFDPAAFVIEWIRRDLLNIAFGNSDNHGRNTAFLRDERGIRLAPIYDFAPMKADPAGIARTTKWPEPLEIGGDYQFERIASLFSDILPPELLMAKLQQTATQLVGLKARLQRRGVPESIITLPSIGFDYLPEKLQRWGVL from the coding sequence ATGGAGAGACTGACCGTACAGGCGTTTATCGACAATGCGTGGCAGGATATTGCCGAGATCGGTTTTCCCGAGAGCTACCGGGATAATTACCTGCTAACCCGGCTGGATTATGCGTCCGATTATGGCATTGACTATATGGATTGCGATGACCACCACGCGGTTTCCGTCAATTATCCGGTGCAGATCTTCTTTGACGATGGTGGTGAGCCTGGGTGGATGCGCTTTCTGGATGACATCATCCCGGCCGGGGCTAGCCGGCAGTATTGGATTGAGCATCTTGATCTCTCCGGGTTACCGACACAGTTGCAAAATTATGTCTTGCTGCGTCACGCCACCATTGCTCCGGTTGGTCACTTGCGTATCAAAGAGTCAATTCCTGCACAGCATAACGGCACCACCCGATTTTTCAGCGTGGAGGACGTAAAGAATCGGGCCAGCGATTTTCTGGATTATGCACAGCAGCGTGGTGCCGCGGCTGGCGGTGCTACCGGTGCAGGCGGCGAGGCACCCAAACTGCTATTACGTTGCAATGCGGATAATAGGGTATGGATCGATACCTGGCAGGATGACCTTGGTTGTTGTGATGCAGCCTATCTGGTGAAGTTTCCACGCGGTCAGCGTAGCGAGATTGACTGCGACATCCTGCGAGCCGAGTTTCATTATTACCATGAACTGGCCGAGATGGGGTTCGACACCATTCCTGTAGCGGGTATGCGTCTGGAAGAAGGACGGCATTATCCGTCGCTCTGGTTACCGCGCTTTGATATTGAATTCTCTGGCAATGGGCAGGTTAAGAGGTACGGCATGGAGTCGGTGTATTCCCTGCTGCGAGCAGGGCCGGGCAGTGCGCTGCGCCATGATCGAACGATTCGCACGCTGATAGCCAAAATCGTGTCCAGCCATACGGTGAGCGTAGACGGAAAAGCGTTTGACCCTGCGGCGTTTGTGATCGAGTGGATTCGACGTGATCTGTTGAACATTGCGTTTGGCAACAGTGATAACCACGGCCGCAATACCGCTTTCCTCAGGGACGAGCGAGGGATTCGGCTGGCACCGATTTATGATTTTGCGCCGATGAAAGCGGACCCGGCAGGTATTGCCAGAACGACCAAATGGCCGGAGCCGCTGGAAATCGGCGGTGATTATCAGTTTGAGCGGATCGCGTCGTTGTTTTCCGACATTCTTCCGCCAGAATTGTTGATGGCAAAATTACAGCAGACAGCCACGCAATTGGTTGGTCTGAAAGCGCGGCTTCAGCGGCGCGGTGTACCCGAATCGATCATCACGTTGCCCTCCATCGGGTTTGATTACCTTCCTGAAAAGTTACAGCGCTGGGGGGTGTTATGA
- the puuE gene encoding allantoinase PuuE — MALSPQWRLDPDYPRDLVGYAGQPPHARWPGQARIAVQFVLNYEEGAENHVLHGDAGSEQFLSDIIGAASYPARHMSMDSLYEYGSRAGFWRIHDEFQRRGLPLTVFGVAMALARNPAVVAAIKTADYDVVSHGWRWIHYQNMDIDTERAHLQQAIAVHTDLFGQPPQGWYTGRDSPQTRQLLLEQGGSLYDSDYYGDDLPFWLAVPRDDATCKPHLIIPYTLDANDMRFASPQGFNSGEQFFCYLKDSFDVLYAEGAEAPKMMSIGMHCRLLGRPGRFRALQRFLDYIQQYDRVWVCRRQDIAEHWYRTHPYCA; from the coding sequence ATGGCACTTTCTCCGCAATGGCGTCTCGATCCTGACTACCCGCGTGACCTGGTGGGTTATGCCGGTCAACCGCCGCACGCCCGCTGGCCCGGACAAGCGCGTATCGCCGTGCAGTTTGTGCTCAATTACGAGGAAGGGGCGGAAAACCATGTGCTGCACGGTGACGCCGGTTCCGAGCAGTTTCTGTCTGATATCATTGGCGCGGCCAGCTACCCGGCGCGGCATATGTCGATGGACTCGCTGTATGAATACGGTTCCCGTGCCGGTTTCTGGCGTATTCATGATGAATTTCAGCGTCGAGGCCTGCCGCTAACCGTGTTTGGTGTGGCGATGGCGCTGGCACGTAACCCGGCGGTCGTGGCAGCCATCAAAACCGCCGATTACGACGTGGTGAGCCACGGCTGGCGCTGGATCCACTACCAGAATATGGATATCGACACTGAACGCGCGCACTTGCAACAGGCGATTGCGGTACACACCGACTTGTTCGGCCAGCCGCCGCAGGGCTGGTACACCGGGCGTGACAGCCCGCAAACGCGGCAACTGCTGCTGGAGCAGGGGGGTTCCCTGTACGACAGCGACTACTACGGTGACGACCTGCCATTCTGGCTTGCGGTGCCGCGCGATGACGCGACCTGCAAACCGCACCTGATAATCCCCTATACGCTGGATGCCAACGACATGCGTTTTGCCTCACCGCAGGGGTTTAACAGCGGCGAGCAGTTCTTCTGTTACCTGAAAGACAGCTTTGACGTGCTGTACGCCGAAGGCGCAGAGGCACCGAAGATGATGTCGATTGGCATGCACTGCCGCCTGCTGGGGCGGCCGGGGCGTTTTCGTGCCTTGCAGCGGTTTCTTGATTATATCCAGCAGTATGACCGGGTGTGGGTCTGCCGCCGTCAGGATATTGCCGAACACTGGTATCGCACGCATCCGTACTGCGCCTGA
- a CDS encoding aspartate/glutamate racemase family protein, which produces MSRCVIQVINPNTSQAMTATIGAAATRVAAPGTEIVAVCPSQGVPSIEGHFDEAVATLGVLELIRQGREQGVSGHVIACFGDPGLLAARELACAPVIGIAEAAMHLATLVATRFSIVTTLPRTLIIARHLLQRYGFEHHCAALHAIDLPVLALDDAQGLAQHKVREMCIQSKRQDGSGAIVLGCGGMADLAQTLTQELAMPVIDGVSAAVKMVESLVGLGLGTSKHGDLDYPLDKPLTGVFEGLR; this is translated from the coding sequence ATGAGCCGCTGCGTTATTCAGGTGATTAACCCCAATACCAGTCAGGCCATGACTGCCACCATCGGGGCGGCAGCAACGCGCGTGGCCGCTCCCGGCACCGAGATAGTGGCGGTGTGCCCGTCGCAGGGTGTGCCATCGATTGAAGGGCATTTTGATGAAGCGGTGGCGACGCTGGGCGTACTGGAGCTCATTCGGCAGGGGCGTGAGCAGGGGGTCAGCGGCCATGTCATCGCCTGCTTTGGCGACCCCGGTTTACTGGCCGCGCGTGAGCTGGCCTGCGCGCCGGTCATCGGTATTGCCGAGGCAGCGATGCATCTGGCAACGCTGGTGGCGACGCGCTTTTCCATCGTCACCACGCTGCCGCGCACGCTCATCATCGCCCGTCATCTGTTGCAACGCTACGGCTTTGAGCACCACTGCGCCGCGCTGCATGCCATCGACCTGCCGGTACTGGCACTGGACGATGCGCAAGGGCTGGCACAACACAAGGTACGAGAAATGTGTATACAATCGAAGCGGCAGGATGGATCCGGTGCCATTGTGCTGGGCTGTGGCGGTATGGCCGATCTGGCGCAGACGCTGACGCAGGAACTGGCAATGCCGGTGATAGACGGCGTGAGCGCGGCGGTAAAAATGGTGGAGTCGCTGGTGGGGCTGGGGCTTGGCACCAGCAAACACGGCGATCTCGACTACCCGCTCGATAAGCCGTTAACCGGCGTATTTGAGGGATTACGCTAA
- a CDS encoding GntR family transcriptional regulator, protein MSDMYGVEKETFIEQKDEVIYQALLNAMVEQQLLPGTRLPEEALAEVFGVSRTGVRKVLQRLATVQMITLLPKRGAVVATPSADEAREILLTRSLIECANLPAVIAHCQPPHLAALETLIAAEERAHQDRNGAEAIRLSGAFHVQLQAISANQVLTGLLSQLVRRSSLVIAAYGAPWQQGCRCHDHRALLTRLRDRDLAGLTQAMQQHFDDITASLRFDRDDTQLPDFSKLFSHLRSGGAA, encoded by the coding sequence ATGAGCGATATGTACGGTGTTGAGAAAGAGACATTTATTGAGCAAAAAGATGAGGTTATCTATCAGGCATTGCTCAATGCGATGGTAGAACAGCAGTTGTTACCCGGTACCCGCCTGCCTGAAGAGGCTCTGGCGGAGGTGTTTGGCGTCAGCCGTACCGGTGTGCGCAAGGTGCTGCAACGTTTGGCGACAGTGCAAATGATCACCCTGCTGCCCAAACGCGGTGCAGTGGTGGCCACCCCTTCTGCGGATGAGGCGCGTGAAATTTTGCTGACGCGCAGTTTGATAGAGTGTGCGAACCTGCCTGCGGTGATCGCGCATTGTCAGCCACCGCATCTGGCCGCGCTGGAGACGCTTATCGCCGCAGAAGAGCGCGCGCATCAGGATCGCAACGGGGCGGAGGCTATCCGCTTGTCTGGGGCGTTTCACGTCCAGTTGCAGGCGATATCGGCCAATCAGGTATTGACCGGGCTGCTGTCTCAACTGGTGCGTCGCTCTTCTTTGGTGATTGCGGCCTATGGCGCGCCCTGGCAGCAAGGGTGCCGCTGCCACGATCACCGTGCACTGCTCACACGGCTACGTGACCGTGACCTGGCCGGGCTGACGCAGGCGATGCAGCAGCACTTTGACGATATTACCGCCAGCCTGCGCTTTGACCGCGATGACACACAACTTCCCGATTTTTCAAAGTTATTTAGCCATCTTCGTTCGGGCGGTGCCGCATGA
- a CDS encoding NCS1 family nucleobase:cation symporter-1, with protein MPENTFSPGIASASDKEPLTHYSPRLCNEDLAPTRVQSWSWYNIFSFWMSDVHSMGGYVVAASFFTLGLASWQVLLCLLLGISIVQVCANLVARPSQMSGVPYAVISRQAFGVFGANIPAVIRGLIAFAWYGIQTYLAANALMLVLLKFAPGLNTLTTSHWLGLSALGWLCFGIMWLLQAMVFWHGMNAIKRFIDIAGPAVYVVMLALAGWIIYQTGPGNISFTLGSKSLSQGEQLWQMITATALVVSYFSGPLLNFGDFSRYGKNMQEIRRGNRWGLPFNFLLFSVVTVVIVSGTQSLFGQMITDPIETVSRVGNSVAVALGLLTMVVATIGINIVANFVSPAFDFSNCAPQRISFRTGGMIAAVGSVLLTPWNLFNSPELIHYTLDVLGAFIGPLFGILLADFYLIKGAKVDVDALFNDTPSGRYWYRNGINPNAVLALLPSVAIGLIISFIPAWHEVANFSWFIGVALGAGSYRYLARRELTQTPDSRLSALALEKD; from the coding sequence ATGCCAGAAAACACGTTCTCCCCCGGCATCGCATCAGCCAGCGACAAAGAGCCTCTTACGCACTACAGCCCGCGTTTGTGTAATGAGGATCTGGCCCCCACGCGGGTACAAAGCTGGTCCTGGTACAATATTTTTTCGTTCTGGATGTCAGATGTACACAGCATGGGCGGTTACGTCGTCGCGGCCAGCTTTTTCACTCTCGGGCTGGCGAGCTGGCAGGTTCTGCTGTGCCTGCTGCTGGGCATCAGTATCGTGCAGGTGTGTGCGAATCTGGTGGCGCGCCCCAGCCAGATGAGCGGCGTGCCGTATGCGGTAATTTCTCGTCAGGCGTTTGGCGTCTTCGGGGCCAACATTCCGGCCGTGATCCGCGGGCTTATCGCTTTTGCCTGGTACGGCATCCAGACCTATCTGGCCGCCAATGCCCTGATGCTGGTGCTGCTAAAATTCGCCCCCGGCCTCAACACGCTAACCACCAGCCACTGGCTTGGCCTGTCAGCGCTGGGCTGGCTATGCTTTGGCATCATGTGGCTGCTTCAGGCGATGGTGTTCTGGCACGGCATGAACGCCATCAAGCGTTTTATCGATATCGCAGGCCCCGCCGTTTATGTGGTGATGCTGGCGCTGGCCGGGTGGATTATTTACCAGACCGGGCCGGGCAATATCTCCTTCACGCTAGGCAGCAAGTCGCTCAGTCAGGGTGAACAACTCTGGCAGATGATCACCGCCACTGCGCTGGTCGTCTCTTATTTCTCTGGCCCGTTGCTGAATTTTGGCGATTTTTCCCGCTACGGGAAAAATATGCAGGAAATTCGCCGGGGCAACCGCTGGGGGCTGCCGTTCAATTTTCTGCTGTTCTCGGTGGTTACGGTGGTGATTGTCTCCGGCACCCAATCGTTATTCGGCCAAATGATTACCGACCCGATTGAAACCGTCAGCCGCGTTGGCAACAGTGTGGCGGTAGCGCTTGGCCTGCTGACGATGGTAGTTGCCACCATTGGCATCAACATTGTCGCTAATTTTGTTTCTCCGGCGTTCGATTTTTCCAACTGTGCGCCACAACGCATCAGTTTTCGTACCGGCGGCATGATAGCGGCAGTCGGCTCGGTGCTATTGACACCGTGGAACCTGTTCAATTCACCGGAGCTGATTCACTACACGCTGGATGTGCTGGGCGCATTTATCGGCCCGCTGTTTGGCATCCTGCTGGCGGATTTTTACCTGATTAAAGGCGCGAAGGTGGATGTGGACGCCCTGTTTAACGATACCCCGTCTGGTCGCTACTGGTATCGCAACGGCATCAACCCGAATGCGGTGCTGGCACTGCTGCCGTCTGTGGCTATTGGCCTGATTATCAGCTTTATTCCGGCCTGGCATGAGGTGGCTAATTTTAGCTGGTTTATCGGCGTGGCTCTCGGTGCCGGGAGTTACCGCTACCTGGCCCGCCGTGAACTCACCCAGACACCGGACAGCCGTTTATCCGCTCTGGCGCTGGAAAAAGACTAG
- a CDS encoding IS5 family transposase (programmed frameshift), giving the protein MARYDFPDDAWALISPMLPPERGSSRGGRPYFAHRHVMNGIFWVLCSGAPWRDLPERYGQWKTIYNRFNRWSKAGVINSIFNKLLQILDEGALIDWDVIALDGSNVRALKAAAGAKKKHPDEHEDHGLGRSRGGFGTKIHLATDGTGLPLSFCLSGGQAHESRYAETLLNRVGIIRRSGHLKSRPKAVLADKGYSSNSLRIHLKIKGIKVVIPFKSNEKASQDRRRPLDRGLYKKRNVVERCFAILKENRRIATRSEKTARNYLSMLKLGAIRLFLKRLLS; this is encoded by the exons TTGGCTCGTTACGATTTTCCCGATGATGCATGGGCGCTGATTTCTCCCATGCTGCCGCCTGAAAGAGGCTCTTCCAGAGGCGGCCGTCCTTACTTTGCTCACCGGCATGTCATGAATGGCATATTTTGGGTGCTTTGCTCCGGCGCGCCATGGCGGGATTTACCTGAGCGTTATGGTCAATGGAAAACGATTTACAACCGCTTTAACCGGTGGTCTAAAGCCGGAGTAATAAACAGTATTTTCAATAAATTACTCCAGATTCTGGATGAGGGCGCACTGATTGACTGGGATGTTATCGCGCTGGATGGCAGTAACGTTCGCGCCCTGAAAGCGGCCGCTGGTGCGA AAAAAAAACATCCCGATGAACACGAGGACCATGGGCTGGGTCGCTCACGCGGCGGCTTTGGCACCAAAATCCATCTGGCGACAGATGGCACAGGATTACCGCTAAGTTTTTGCCTGAGCGGTGGACAGGCCCACGAAAGCCGGTATGCGGAAACGTTGCTTAACCGCGTCGGGATTATCCGAAGAAGTGGGCATCTGAAATCGCGTCCGAAAGCGGTACTGGCGGATAAGGGTTACTCAAGTAACAGCCTCCGCATTCATTTGAAAATAAAGGGAATAAAAGTGGTAATTCCGTTTAAATCGAATGAAAAAGCCAGTCAGGACAGACGTCGGCCCCTCGACAGAGGCCTGTACAAAAAACGCAATGTCGTGGAGCGCTGCTTTGCGATACTCAAAGAAAATCGTCGTATCGCTACACGCTCGGAAAAAACAGCCAGAAACTACCTGAGTATGCTAAAGCTGGGGGCGATCAGGTTATTTTTAAAGCGGTTGTTAAGTTAA
- the atzF gene encoding allophanate hydrolase translates to MTEHAILPGLTLTQWLHHQRQSERQLRHTLQALLRQLSTDNDNPRDTAWIVLAQASQLNAQIDHLLSQPDAASLPLYGIPFAVKDNIDVAGWPTSAACPAFTYTAERDASVVARLKAAGAIVIGKTNLDQFATGLVGTRSPFGAVVNSFQPDYVSGGSSSGSASVVARGLVPFALGTDTAGSGRVPAGFNNIVGLKPTKGWLSTEGVVPACRLNDCVSVFALTVQDAFTVASLAGGYNADDAYSRVHPHTTPAALPVHPRLALPHPLEFFGDTHAEQAFQHALSQLQALGAKLEPIDFSPFVQLARQLYEGPWVAERTVAVGALLSEQPQAIDPVVRGIIAKGAEFSACDVFEAEYLRASLARQIATRLSGFDALVVPTTPTIHTRAEIAQQPVAYNSQFGFYTNFTNLADLCGLALPAPFRDDGLPAGITLLAPAWHDAALAAFGQRWQAATQLPLGATAQPLPAPPACPGACSPHHVRLAVVGAHLRGMPLNHQLVSRNAVWVEETSTSADYRLYALANTVPAKPGLVKTGQGQPITVELWDIPLARFGEFVAEIPSPLGIGSITLADGRCVKGFICEPAALQGAQDITAFGGWRSYLAQLQ, encoded by the coding sequence ATGACAGAGCACGCGATTTTACCCGGACTGACCCTGACACAGTGGTTGCACCACCAGCGCCAGTCTGAACGTCAGTTACGTCACACCTTGCAGGCACTGCTCCGGCAGTTGAGCACGGATAACGACAACCCGCGTGATACCGCCTGGATAGTGCTGGCGCAGGCATCACAGCTCAATGCACAAATTGACCACCTGCTCAGTCAACCGGATGCGGCCTCACTGCCACTCTATGGCATCCCGTTTGCGGTTAAAGACAATATTGATGTTGCCGGCTGGCCGACCAGTGCCGCGTGCCCGGCCTTTACCTATACCGCAGAGCGCGATGCCAGCGTTGTTGCACGCCTGAAGGCAGCCGGGGCTATCGTCATCGGCAAAACCAACCTTGACCAGTTCGCCACCGGCCTGGTCGGCACCCGCTCTCCTTTCGGCGCAGTGGTCAACAGCTTTCAGCCGGATTACGTCAGCGGTGGCTCCAGTTCCGGTTCGGCCTCGGTGGTGGCGCGCGGCCTGGTGCCGTTTGCTCTCGGCACCGATACTGCCGGCTCCGGGCGGGTGCCCGCCGGGTTTAACAACATTGTCGGATTAAAACCCACCAAAGGCTGGTTGTCCACCGAGGGTGTGGTGCCCGCCTGCCGCCTCAATGACTGCGTTTCGGTTTTTGCACTCACCGTGCAAGATGCGTTTACGGTCGCGTCGCTGGCCGGTGGCTACAATGCGGATGACGCCTATTCGCGTGTACATCCGCACACCACACCGGCAGCCCTGCCGGTGCACCCAAGGCTGGCGCTGCCACATCCACTGGAGTTTTTTGGCGACACACACGCCGAACAGGCATTTCAGCACGCGCTATCACAGCTTCAGGCGCTGGGCGCAAAACTTGAACCGATAGATTTCAGCCCCTTTGTGCAACTGGCGCGCCAGTTATATGAAGGGCCATGGGTGGCAGAACGCACGGTCGCCGTCGGCGCGCTGCTTAGCGAACAGCCGCAGGCAATCGACCCGGTGGTGCGCGGCATTATTGCCAAAGGTGCGGAATTCAGCGCCTGTGACGTATTTGAAGCCGAATACCTGCGCGCCAGCCTGGCGCGGCAAATTGCCACCCGCTTAAGCGGGTTTGATGCGCTGGTGGTGCCCACCACGCCGACCATTCACACGCGGGCAGAAATAGCGCAGCAGCCGGTGGCGTACAACTCGCAGTTCGGTTTTTACACCAACTTCACCAATCTGGCTGACTTATGCGGGCTGGCGTTACCGGCACCGTTTCGCGATGACGGCCTGCCCGCCGGTATCACCCTGCTTGCGCCCGCCTGGCACGATGCAGCGCTGGCCGCCTTCGGGCAACGCTGGCAAGCAGCCACTCAACTGCCGCTGGGGGCAACCGCGCAGCCGTTGCCTGCACCCCCGGCATGTCCCGGTGCCTGTTCACCGCACCACGTTCGTCTTGCGGTTGTGGGTGCGCATTTGCGCGGAATGCCGCTGAATCATCAGTTAGTCAGCCGTAACGCGGTGTGGGTTGAAGAAACCAGCACCTCGGCAGACTATCGGTTGTATGCGCTGGCGAATACCGTGCCTGCCAAGCCGGGGCTGGTCAAAACCGGTCAGGGGCAGCCGATCACGGTAGAGCTGTGGGACATCCCGCTCGCGCGCTTTGGCGAATTCGTGGCAGAGATTCCGTCACCGCTTGGCATCGGCTCCATCACACTGGCCGATGGTCGCTGCGTGAAAGGGTTTATCTGTGAACCGGCTGCGCTGCAAGGGGCGCAGGATATTACGGCATTTGGCGGCTGGCGGTCATACCTTGCTCAGTTACAGTAA
- the proV gene encoding glycine betaine/L-proline ABC transporter ATP-binding protein ProV, producing MSIKLEVKHLYKIFGEQPERAFHLLDQGRDKDQIFEKTGLTVGVKDVSLAIEEGEIFVIMGLSGSGKSTLVRLLNRLIEPTRGEVLIDGQDIARLPARGLREVRRKKISMVFQSFALMPHLNILDNTAFGMDLAGLSRTEREQNALNALQQVGLEAYTAAYPDELSGGMRQRVGLARALANDPDILLMDEAFSALDPLIRTEMQDELIKLQARQQRTIVFISHDLDEAMRIGDRIAIMHSGEVIQTGTPDEILNAPANDYVRTFFRGVDISQVFCAKDIARRRPVTVIRHTPGVGPRAALKILQEEDREYGYVLERGRRFIGVVSLDSLKQALRQQQPLEHALLPAPAPVQADMPLSELLSLVAQAPCAVPVVNEQHDYLGIISKGMLLQALDKESTQND from the coding sequence ATGTCAATTAAACTTGAAGTAAAACACCTTTATAAAATATTTGGTGAGCAACCCGAACGCGCGTTTCACCTGTTGGATCAAGGGCGAGATAAAGATCAGATTTTTGAAAAAACCGGTCTGACCGTCGGGGTAAAAGATGTCAGTCTGGCCATTGAAGAAGGCGAGATTTTTGTGATCATGGGATTATCCGGTTCCGGTAAATCGACCCTGGTACGCCTTCTCAATCGCCTGATAGAGCCAACCCGCGGCGAAGTGCTGATAGACGGGCAAGACATTGCGCGCCTGCCAGCCCGTGGGTTGCGAGAGGTACGGCGTAAAAAAATCAGCATGGTGTTTCAGTCTTTTGCGCTGATGCCACACCTGAATATTCTCGATAACACCGCCTTCGGTATGGATCTCGCCGGTCTTTCCCGTACCGAGCGGGAACAAAACGCGCTGAATGCCCTGCAACAGGTGGGGCTTGAGGCCTATACCGCGGCGTATCCGGATGAGCTGTCCGGCGGAATGCGCCAGCGCGTCGGGCTGGCGCGGGCGCTGGCCAATGACCCCGATATTCTGCTGATGGATGAAGCATTCTCCGCTCTCGACCCGCTAATCCGTACCGAAATGCAAGATGAGCTTATCAAGTTACAAGCCCGCCAGCAGCGCACTATTGTGTTTATTTCGCACGATCTTGACGAAGCCATGCGTATCGGCGATCGCATTGCCATTATGCACAGCGGCGAAGTTATCCAGACCGGCACACCCGATGAGATCCTCAACGCACCAGCCAATGACTATGTGCGCACCTTCTTTCGCGGTGTGGACATCAGCCAGGTATTTTGCGCCAAAGACATTGCCCGCCGTCGCCCTGTCACCGTAATCCGCCATACGCCGGGTGTCGGCCCTCGCGCCGCGCTCAAGATCCTGCAAGAGGAGGATAGGGAATACGGTTACGTGCTGGAACGGGGGCGCAGGTTTATCGGCGTTGTCTCCCTCGATTCCCTCAAACAGGCACTACGTCAACAACAACCGCTGGAACACGCGTTGTTACCTGCCCCGGCCCCCGTACAGGCGGATATGCCGCTCAGTGAACTGCTCTCTCTGGTGGCACAAGCCCCCTGCGCCGTACCGGTCGTAAACGAGCAGCATGACTATCTTGGCATCATCTCCAAAGGGATGCTGCTACAGGCCCTCGATAAGGAGAGCACGCAGAATGACTGA
- the proW gene encoding glycine betaine/L-proline ABC transporter permease ProW, protein MQATSDTTPDPWATSSPVTDTAAAQGSSGNADWLNSVPPATQEPFSLSDPFHHPLIPLDSWVTGGIDWLVLHFRPLFQGIRVPVDVILNSFQQLLNSLPAPLTILVFSLLAWQIASAGIGALTLTLLVIIGAIGAWSQAMVTLSLVLTALLFCVAIGAPLGIWLARSDRAARLVRPLLDAMQTTPAFVYLVPIVMLFGIGNVPGVVVTIIFALPPMVRLTILGIRQVPADLLEAAESFGASPRQMLFKVQLPLAMPTIMAGINQTLMLALSMVVIASMIAVGGLGQMVLRGIGRLDMGLASIGGAGIVMLAIILDRLTQSLGRDARSRGPHRWYRHGPVGLLMRPFVSRG, encoded by the coding sequence GTGCAGGCGACATCCGACACCACTCCTGACCCGTGGGCAACCTCATCACCGGTGACCGACACGGCAGCGGCGCAAGGCTCATCCGGCAACGCTGACTGGCTCAATAGCGTGCCGCCTGCAACGCAGGAGCCGTTTAGCCTGTCAGACCCGTTTCATCATCCCCTGATCCCGCTGGATAGCTGGGTTACCGGGGGCATTGACTGGCTGGTACTGCACTTTCGCCCGCTCTTTCAGGGCATTCGTGTCCCTGTCGATGTGATCCTCAACAGTTTTCAGCAACTGCTCAATAGCCTGCCCGCCCCGCTGACCATCCTGGTCTTTTCACTGCTGGCCTGGCAGATAGCCAGCGCCGGTATCGGCGCGCTGACGCTGACGTTACTGGTGATTATCGGTGCTATCGGAGCCTGGTCACAGGCCATGGTCACACTGTCACTGGTGCTTACTGCGCTGCTCTTTTGTGTCGCTATCGGCGCGCCGCTTGGCATCTGGCTGGCACGCAGCGATCGCGCAGCCCGCCTTGTGCGCCCGCTGCTTGATGCCATGCAAACCACGCCTGCATTTGTTTATCTGGTGCCGATTGTGATGCTGTTTGGCATCGGCAACGTGCCGGGCGTGGTCGTCACCATCATTTTCGCGCTGCCTCCGATGGTACGCCTGACAATTTTGGGCATCCGCCAGGTACCTGCCGATTTGCTGGAGGCAGCGGAATCATTCGGAGCCAGCCCACGTCAGATGTTGTTTAAAGTCCAGTTGCCGCTGGCGATGCCCACCATCATGGCAGGCATCAACCAGACACTGATGCTGGCGCTCTCCATGGTGGTCATCGCCTCCATGATTGCCGTTGGCGGCCTTGGGCAGATGGTGCTGCGTGGGATTGGCCGTCTGGATATGGGGCTGGCCTCGATTGGCGGCGCGGGCATCGTGATGCTGGCGATCATTCTTGACCGCCTGACGCAATCACTCGGCCGCGATGCGCGCAGCCGTGGCCCCCATCGCTGGTACCGGCACGGGCCAGTCGGACTACTAATGCGCCCGTTCGTCTCACGGGGATAA